From the Cryptomeria japonica chromosome 2, Sugi_1.0, whole genome shotgun sequence genome, one window contains:
- the LOC131065215 gene encoding probable WRKY transcription factor 51 has protein sequence MDFLAYSQNLHYGDLLSNFLCPDESLDFLNWDPFMAMSPNENVLTDFNPQLWDMEQSWAPFLADRAPKTNKKEEISEEGNHSPGPLVAPSVGSTDSAMKEQQSEILCGEDHSGSNRSSGGEIVESKKRRKRKRNKSTERMPKIAFRTRTDVDVLEDGYKWRKYGKKSIKNNPHLRSYYKCSESNCCVKKKVERDPIDAEVLITTYEGKHNHESPYPTEIFCVVDPTIVQQFSSYRMIVLPNQSLCSSILPARHVLYQ, from the exons ATGGATTTCTTGGCATATTCTCAAAATCTCCACTACGGTGATCTTCTATCCAATTTCCTTTGCCCTGATGAGAGTTTGGATTTCTTGAATTGGGATCCTTTTATGGCCATGAGCCCTAATGAGAATGTACTGACTGATTTTAATCCTCAACTATGGGACATGGAACAATCTTGGGCTCCTTTCCTTGCAGACAGAGCACCCAAAACCAATAAGAAAGAAGAAATATCAGAAGAGGGTAACCATTCCCCTGGCCCACTGGTGGCACCGTCTGTGGGCAGTACTGACTCTGCCATGAAAGAACAACAATCAGAGATTCTATGTGGGGAAGATCATAGTGGCAGCAACAGATCTTCTGGGGGAGAGATTGT TGAGAGCAAGaagaggagaaagaggaagaggaataaAAGCACGGAAAGGATGCCCAAGATTGCTTTCAGGACCAGAACCGACGTTGATGTATTGGAGGATGGCTACAAATGGCGCAAATATGGAAAGAAAAGCATTAAAAACAACCCTCATCTTAG AAGTTACTACAAGTGCTCTGAAAGCAATTGTTGCGTGAAGAAGAAGGTAGAGCGAGATCCCATTGATGCGGAAGTTCTAATAACCACATACGAAGGAAAACATAACCATGAAAGCCCCTACCCAACGGAGATCTTCTGTGTTGTAGATCCAACCATTGTTCAGCAATTCAGTTCTTACCGTATGATAGTTCTTCCGAATCAGAGCTTATGCTCTTCCATACTACCTGCTCGCCATGTTTTATACCAATAG